The DNA region AGCTCGGTCAGCACGTTCTCCAGGTGCAGCACGGCGTGCCGGCCGCCGGCCGCGCCGCCGTAGCTCACGAAGCCGACCGGCTTGGCCGTCCACTGGGTGAAGTGCCAGTCGATCGCGGCCTTCAGCGAGGCCGGGTAGCTGTGGTTGTACTCCGGGGTGACGATCAGGACGGCGTCCGCGCCCTCCAGGGCACCGGTCAGCCGCGCCATCCCGGCGGGGCGGGGGTAGTCGGCACCGGCGAACTTCGGCGAGGCGGCGGGCAGCGCCAACGGCAGGTCCACCTCGGCGAGGTCGACCACCTCGACCTCGAACCCACCGTGGGCGGCGGCCTGTTCGGCCACCCACGAGGACACCACCGGGCCGAACCGGCCCTCCCTGACACTGCCGACCAGGACCACCAGCTTGTACGTGTTCTTCTCCATGCCCACCACCATCGGCCCGCTGAGCAGGACCAGCCAGACCGTGCCCAGGCTGGCCCCCACAGGGCCACCCTCCGCGGCCCCCGCCCCCGTACGCTCGTCACATGGGCACACCACTGGGGGACTTCATCCGCGCCAAGCGCGACAGCATCCAACCCGAGACCTTCGGCCTGCCCGACTCCGGCCGCCGCCGCTCACCCGGACTGCGCCGCACCGACCTCGCCGTCCGCGCGGGCATCAGCGTCGAGTACCTCACCCGGCTGGAACAGGGCCGCGACCGCAACCCCTCCACCGCCGTGGTCAACGCCCTCGCCGACGCCCTCAGCCTCGACCCCGCCGAACGCACCCACCTGCGCTACCTCGCCAAGATCACCGGCGGCGCCTGCCCCAACCACGTCCGCCCGGCCCCGCCCACCCGCGAGGTCCGCCCCACCGTCCGCGAGACCCTGCGCCTCCTCGAACCGGGCATCGCCGCCGTCACCAACCGCCTCGGCGACGTCCTCGCCCACACCCCCGGCTACGCCGCCGTCCTCGGCGCCGCCGGCCTGCTCGACCACCCCGCCCCCAACCTCACCCGCTACGTCTTCACCGACCCCCGCGCCCGCACCCTCTTCCCCGACTGGGACGACGTCGCCGACGAGCAGGCCTTCGACCTCTGGCTCGGCCCCTCCGCCGAGAACTCCGAATGGCTCAGCACCGAACTCGCCCCCGTCGCCGGCCCCGAGTTCACCCGCCGCCTCGGCAACCAACTCGTCCCCCGCCGCGGCCCCCTCCGCCTCCACCACCCCACCGGCCCCGAACTCCGCCTCCATCGCGAAACCCTGGAGTTCCCCGCCGACGCCCAACAACTCCTCGTCCTCCTCCCCGCCGACCCCGAAACCGCCACCCACCTCGCCCAGTTGACCAGCCCGGCCGCACCCCGGCTCCGGGCGATCTCCTGACGCCCGCCCCCGCGCCGAGTCGAGCGCTAACGGACCGCGTCGGCGGCGGCTCGGGCGAACTCGCGGACGCGTTCGGTGGTGTTGGCCGGAAGCCAGACCGGGCCGCGTTCGATGGGTGGGGCGTCGTGGATGGGGACGTAGGCGAGGTCGGGGCGCGGGTAGTACTGGCGGCAGTGTTCGCCGACGGGGAGGACGCCCCGGCCCATGGCGACCAGGCTGAGCATCTCGGAGAAGGTGCCGCCGGACGGGCCCTTGGGGACGGGGCGGCCGGAGGGGGTGCGGTCGGGGGTGCGGTCGCGCTTGAAGCCGATCGAGGTTACCGCCGGGTACTGCACCACCGGGTGGTCCGCGAGCACCTCGAGCGACACCGAGGCCTCGGCGGCCAGCGGGTGCCCGGCCGGCACGGCCAGGACGCGCCGCTCGGTGAGCAGGACCGGCCCGAGCGTCATGCCGTCGAAGGGGTGGGAGGCGACCAGGACGTCGATCGAGCCGTCCTCCAGGCTGGAGCGGGAGTTGGAGAGCTGCACCTCCCGCACGTCCACCCGGCAGTCGGGGTGCCGCTCGCCGAACAGCGCGACCGCCCGGAGCAGCACCGGGGCCGTCCACTCACCGAGGAACGCGACCCGCAGTTCGCCGGTCACCCCGCGGCCCGCGTCCACCGCCCGGCGCAGCGCCTCCGCCATCGCGGCCACCACCGGGGCGAGGTCCCCGGCCAGCTGCCGCCCGACCGGGGTGATCCGCACGGACCGGCTGGTGCGGTCGAACAGCGGTGCGCCGACCCGGCGTTCCAGCTTCCTGACCACCTGGCTGACCCGACCGGTGGTGAGGCCCAGCCGTTCGGCGGTCCGGCCGAAGTGCAGTTCCTCGGCGAGCGCGAGGAAGACCTCGATCTCCAGCCGCTCCAACACCCCGTCCCCCGAACCCCGAATCGTTTAGTCCTACTCAATGATCGTACGGCGATCCGCCATTGATGATCCCTCCCGGCCGGAGGATCGTGGACCTCGTCCCCAGCGAACCCCACACCACCGGAGCCGATCACCATGCGCGTCGTCGCCCTCGACCACCTGGTCCTCAACGTCGCCGACATCGAGCGGTCCCTGGCCTTCTACACCGGCCTCCTCGGCCTGGAGCCGGTCCGGGTCGACGAGTGGCGGGCCGGCAAGGTCTCCTTCCCGTCCGTCCGGGTCTCCCCCGAGACGATCATCGACCTGTTCCACCGCCCCCGGCACGAGTCCAACGTCGACCACATCTGCCTCACCGTCGAGCCCCTCGACTGGCAGGAGGTCGTCGACTCCGGCGTCTTCACCGTCCTCGACGGCCCGGGCCCGCGCTACGGCGCCCGCGGCACCGCCACCTCCCTCTACGTCCAGGACCCGGACGGCAACACCGTCGAACTCCGCTGGTACCCCCAGGACGCCACCGAGGACGCCGAGGACACCGACTGAGCTCCGGTGCCCGCCACGGGCCGAACGGCGTCACGGGGGTTTCACCGGCGCGCCCGGTGTCCCGCCTGCCGGTCCAGCCGTTGCCGCGCTCCCCTGGCCGCGGTGAGCTGGCGCACCAGTTGGTGGAGCGAGATGACGCCGGTGAGCGGCGGCAGGCCGGAGACGACGACGGCGGGCAGCGTCCACGGGACGTCGGCGACGCACAGTCCGGCCGCGAGGCCGGAGAAGAGCACGACCACCACCCAGGAGTGGAACGGCTGACGTCCGTGCTGGACGGCACGCAGGACCGACAGACAGCCCGCGAGCCACGGTCCGTAGACGACCACCGGCCACACCCGCGACAGTCCGCTCGGCACGCACGAGAACGCCAGATCCTGGAGGGGCCCGTAGGAGAACACCCAGCTCAGCGCGCAGGCCGCGGTCACCGTCAGCGCCGTCAGCGCACCGAAGGCGGAGCTGACCAGGTGGGGCCAGGCCGGGCGGGGAAACGGAGGGCGTCGACGGTGCCGGGAGGCCGACGGTCCGCCCGGTCCGCCCGTCCCGCGGGCCCGGGACGGCTCGACCGGCGCCCGCGGAGGCGGCACGAACGCCGTCCCGTTCTCCCAGCCGGCCGACGCGACGACGGGGCTGAACGCCTGTGCGTCACCGGGCGCGGTGCCGAGGCCGTAGCCGAAACCGTCGTCGTACCAGTCGGCGGCCGGGCGGGCCGCCTCGCGGGCCCGGTCGCCGGGCGCGGCCCACGCCTCCAGGTCGGGCTCTTCGTAGTCGCGGCCCCCGTACGCGCCGAGCAGCTCGGTCATCCGGTCGTACACGGCAGGCTCCCCACCCGGCCGGCCGGCCGCGGCTCGGTCCGGCGGCCGGCCCGGTCCGGCGCCGGGCGGCCGGGTGACGCCGGCGGCCTCATGATTCGTCCGGGAAGAGCAGGGCGCCGATCCGCGCCGCGAAGTCGCTCTCCAGCTGGCCGATCTTCCGCACGAGGTCGGCCAGCGGGCGCGAGGTGTGCGCCAGGACGACGCGCTCGCCGTTGCGCAACAGGTAGCCGGTGGACACGTCGCCCACGGCGTTCCGGCGGTCGGGGACGAAGAGCCACGCCCCGAGCGGGGCGATCGACTCCCGCACCGTGGGCGGCGGGGCGTAGGGCAGGCATGGTGAGGTCACGGGTTCATCAACGAGAGGCGGCGGGCCCGGTTTTACGGCGTATGGGCGTCCTTCCATATTCGATATCGGAGTCGCTCCGCAAAATTACCCAGGGCGTGAAGGACCAGGGGGTGAACATTTTCCCGCCGCCCACGGGTTCGCACAAAGGGCCGGGGCGGAGGTAATCCTATACTCACTGCCGGCATCGCTCGACAAAAATCCCCAAGTAAAACCATTGTAAGAGAAACGTTTCTCCTCTTCGCGCGATGCTATGTTTCCCACTTGCTCTTGGCATATTCATCGGCTTGCGCCGGGCCGGATCGGACCCTGGGAGGCTTCTTGCTGAGCTGGAAGGAATACCGGGAAGCGGTAAGACTGCATCGCCAAGGATGGTCGATAATCAGGATCTCCCGACATCTCGGGCGTGATCGGAAAACCGTGAGGTCCTACCTCCGCGGAGAGCGGACCCCGGGCATCAGAATTTCCCCGCAGGACGGATTCCTCCAGTTCCTGCCATACTGCCGCCAGCGTCTCGCGGAGGACCCGCACCTGGCCGCCACCGTCCTCTTCGACGAGATCGTCGACCTCGGTTATGCGGGCGGCTACTCGACCTTCACCGGCGCCCTGCGCAGGCACCGGGCCCGGCCGAGCTGCCGGCAGTGCCAGGACCTGGCCGCGGCCGCGAGCGGCCGGCCCGTTCCCGAGCCCGGCGGGGGGACCATCGAGTTCGACTGGCTGCGACTGCCCGAGCCGCGGTCGGCCTGGGGCTACGGCAACCGGGCGGGCCTGCTGGTGGGCTCGCTCACCGAGCCCGGCGCGGACGCCGGCCGCGGCATCGGCCGCTGGTCGGTGGCGCTGGCGGAGGACCAGGAGCTGCCCCATCTCGTCGAGGCCGTCGACCTCGTGCTGAGACGGCTCGGCGGCACCGCCGGATCCTGGCGGTTCGGCCGGATGCCGACCGTGTGGTGCCCCCGGGCGGACCGGGTGACACCGGAGTTCCGGCAAGTGGCCGGACACTACGGGGTGCGCGTCGAGTGTCGCCTGCCGGCCGACCAGCGCTCCTACACCCGCCGGACCCTGGACGAGGCCCTCCGCTCGTGGTGGCGC from Kitasatospora cathayae includes:
- a CDS encoding NADPH-dependent FMN reductase; the encoded protein is MEKNTYKLVVLVGSVREGRFGPVVSSWVAEQAAAHGGFEVEVVDLAEVDLPLALPAASPKFAGADYPRPAGMARLTGALEGADAVLIVTPEYNHSYPASLKAAIDWHFTQWTAKPVGFVSYGGAAGGRHAVLHLENVLTELHAVTIRDGLSFPNYFTAWTDGRPDDPQAAGYAKTMFDQLVWWAGALKNARAAAPYPA
- a CDS encoding helix-turn-helix domain-containing protein — its product is MGTPLGDFIRAKRDSIQPETFGLPDSGRRRSPGLRRTDLAVRAGISVEYLTRLEQGRDRNPSTAVVNALADALSLDPAERTHLRYLAKITGGACPNHVRPAPPTREVRPTVRETLRLLEPGIAAVTNRLGDVLAHTPGYAAVLGAAGLLDHPAPNLTRYVFTDPRARTLFPDWDDVADEQAFDLWLGPSAENSEWLSTELAPVAGPEFTRRLGNQLVPRRGPLRLHHPTGPELRLHRETLEFPADAQQLLVLLPADPETATHLAQLTSPAAPRLRAIS
- a CDS encoding LysR family transcriptional regulator, producing MLERLEIEVFLALAEELHFGRTAERLGLTTGRVSQVVRKLERRVGAPLFDRTSRSVRITPVGRQLAGDLAPVVAAMAEALRRAVDAGRGVTGELRVAFLGEWTAPVLLRAVALFGERHPDCRVDVREVQLSNSRSSLEDGSIDVLVASHPFDGMTLGPVLLTERRVLAVPAGHPLAAEASVSLEVLADHPVVQYPAVTSIGFKRDRTPDRTPSGRPVPKGPSGGTFSEMLSLVAMGRGVLPVGEHCRQYYPRPDLAYVPIHDAPPIERGPVWLPANTTERVREFARAAADAVR
- a CDS encoding VOC family protein, with amino-acid sequence MRVVALDHLVLNVADIERSLAFYTGLLGLEPVRVDEWRAGKVSFPSVRVSPETIIDLFHRPRHESNVDHICLTVEPLDWQEVVDSGVFTVLDGPGPRYGARGTATSLYVQDPDGNTVELRWYPQDATEDAEDTD
- a CDS encoding Mu transposase domain-containing protein; this translates as MLSWKEYREAVRLHRQGWSIIRISRHLGRDRKTVRSYLRGERTPGIRISPQDGFLQFLPYCRQRLAEDPHLAATVLFDEIVDLGYAGGYSTFTGALRRHRARPSCRQCQDLAAAASGRPVPEPGGGTIEFDWLRLPEPRSAWGYGNRAGLLVGSLTEPGADAGRGIGRWSVALAEDQELPHLVEAVDLVLRRLGGTAGSWRFGRMPTVWCPRADRVTPEFRQVAGHYGVRVECRLPADQRSYTRRTLDEALRSWWRGLPEDTTLRDAWDGLGRSAARLDTRRGSTDTTALRELPAPYPVRVRARRTVTAQGLVAFRGNFYALPEHLVDAPVEVRRRLDQSHLSIATPAGAVIARCPLAPPGAGLTVVEHSSAITVLERHPAPAPTDAPLCRRHTPRPPSPQALAEADALRARLDAPPARRPGGERNVATPRVPTQRDRPTGGAGS